The following coding sequences lie in one Euhalothece natronophila Z-M001 genomic window:
- a CDS encoding Uma2 family endonuclease codes for MYQSDPPQSAKETLPTMYDLPSEFPEEPGLPDQFHIYQPRLLDETFQPSTYSVNEILSATDLNLYYDVEHSLWHKRPDWFAVVGVSRLYEEKDLRLSYVAWQERVSPLIVVELLSPATEKEDLGQSLREANQPPTKWQVYEQILRIPYYVVFNRYNDELRVFILHGERYQELTVEAERSLWIPSLELGLGLWDGFYEGIKRRWLRWFDGEGNWVPTLVEQREQERRIAQQERERAESEKQRADRLAQKLQELGIDPNDFS; via the coding sequence ATGTATCAAAGTGATCCTCCCCAATCGGCAAAAGAAACCCTCCCCACCATGTATGATCTCCCTAGTGAGTTTCCAGAGGAACCGGGTTTGCCAGATCAATTTCATATCTACCAGCCTCGATTATTAGATGAAACCTTTCAACCCTCCACTTATTCAGTTAATGAAATTCTAAGTGCAACTGATCTAAATCTCTATTACGATGTTGAACATTCTCTGTGGCATAAACGCCCTGATTGGTTTGCTGTTGTGGGTGTATCTCGTCTCTATGAAGAAAAAGATCTACGCTTAAGTTATGTAGCTTGGCAAGAGAGAGTCAGTCCTTTAATTGTTGTGGAATTGCTCTCACCAGCAACTGAGAAAGAAGATTTAGGACAGAGTTTGAGAGAGGCTAATCAACCGCCAACGAAATGGCAAGTGTATGAACAAATTTTGCGCATCCCCTATTACGTAGTGTTTAATCGCTACAACGATGAGTTAAGAGTATTTATTTTACATGGAGAACGGTATCAGGAATTAACAGTAGAAGCAGAACGCAGTTTATGGATTCCCAGCTTAGAATTAGGATTGGGGCTGTGGGATGGTTTTTATGAAGGGATTAAGCGCCGTTGGTTACGTTGGTTTGACGGGGAAGGCAATTGGGTTCCAACTCTTGTTGAACAACGGGAACAAGAAAGAAGAATTGCCCAACAAGAACGAGAACGGGCGGAATCAGAAAAACAACGCGCTGATCGATTAGCCCAAAAATTACAGGAACTCGGCATCGATCCCAATGATTTCTCTTAG
- the gghA gene encoding glucosylglycerol hydrolase, whose translation MVVQAKPTIQLLEEPTQELLNWATEIDHSDLSYLEKGEALARRLGAHYREDGLTEIGFWTPELTGEVMRPRAIYLEVFTPITEVDFQAKHQTVKFKRDRVPLHQQGEYFWGVYAGIRPGNRQQLGSLYWLRYVDPREELQIDRDVVAYSLPYGVFGPAEVYDINQLQKERPDLPYFQETAKTDEDGNIPRVPAPNNILQLHIGTASEEGTFAGLTRVYQNISDKLAQGQELTPAEENYIGYDAVQLLPIEPTIEYRDDYSPISEFFNFEDTETEPPDSAHLPLSDEVEIELKKPTTQDWGYDVPILGSSATNPAILGSLRPHEVIDFIATLHNFATGPIQIIYDLVYGHADNQAEYLINRQFLKGPNMYGQDLNHQLPAVRAIFLEMQRRKLNTGADGIRVDGGQDFRFFNPLSGRVEQDDAYLLAMSDVVQEIGENKRLMFTIFEDGRPWPAEGWEEISTYRDLIALKPESYQWGPLIFAHNTPTLAGFWERKWRRVTEVMFEGDRWITGCANHDTVRRGNQIDPHEAINWNLGKTLPEVLGNAYDNPATNLWVYGFSPGLPMDFINSLMHAPWMFFRNTDERYGVKVVSEEVGFLDWQITEEIYNKDTSFPRLKSLGFETLEQLREFGKALQTTMIERDYDLNAVIEAYHSCLGEDTDRCEFPLLMRLNRPEMMQFLREIDIPKLKEFALKFMEDCYEICNVAHYQETLNPEKTAFNLNLRQFRKQHPWLSENLIPGSDRFNKVSEETHTVFYGVRSNPHSPEEQIAMVSHMGGEPITATLGDWLQLDLTHWKIAMTSPGLKIDNLAYFELKDSQGVLLKRS comes from the coding sequence GTGGTTGTACAAGCAAAACCAACAATTCAACTTCTAGAAGAACCCACCCAAGAACTTCTCAATTGGGCAACAGAAATTGATCATAGTGATCTCAGTTATTTAGAAAAAGGGGAAGCCTTAGCCCGTCGTCTTGGCGCACATTATCGGGAAGATGGCTTAACGGAAATTGGTTTCTGGACTCCCGAACTAACGGGGGAAGTCATGCGCCCCCGTGCCATTTATTTAGAAGTTTTTACCCCAATAACAGAGGTAGATTTTCAAGCCAAACATCAAACTGTTAAATTTAAGCGCGATCGCGTTCCCCTGCATCAACAAGGAGAATACTTCTGGGGAGTCTATGCTGGAATCCGTCCAGGCAATCGTCAGCAACTGGGCAGTCTCTACTGGCTACGCTACGTTGATCCGCGAGAAGAATTGCAAATCGATCGCGATGTTGTGGCTTACTCCCTGCCCTATGGCGTTTTTGGACCGGCAGAAGTCTATGACATCAATCAGCTACAAAAAGAACGTCCTGACTTACCCTATTTCCAAGAAACTGCCAAAACCGATGAAGACGGCAATATTCCCCGAGTTCCTGCACCGAATAATATCCTACAACTACACATCGGAACTGCCTCTGAAGAAGGAACATTTGCTGGTTTAACCCGTGTTTATCAAAACATTTCCGACAAATTAGCCCAAGGGCAAGAACTAACCCCTGCTGAGGAAAATTATATAGGCTATGATGCAGTGCAACTGCTTCCCATTGAACCCACCATTGAATATCGAGACGATTATAGCCCCATTAGTGAATTTTTTAACTTTGAAGATACAGAAACAGAACCCCCAGACTCCGCCCATCTTCCTCTCAGTGATGAAGTAGAAATTGAACTGAAAAAGCCTACCACTCAAGATTGGGGGTATGATGTCCCAATTTTAGGGTCAAGTGCCACCAACCCAGCCATTTTAGGTAGCTTACGCCCCCATGAGGTGATCGATTTTATTGCCACCCTTCATAACTTTGCCACTGGCCCCATTCAAATTATCTATGATTTAGTGTATGGTCATGCCGATAATCAAGCGGAATATCTCATTAACCGCCAATTCCTCAAAGGGCCCAATATGTATGGGCAAGACTTGAACCACCAGTTGCCAGCGGTTCGAGCAATTTTCCTCGAAATGCAACGGCGGAAACTCAATACAGGTGCAGATGGTATTCGGGTTGATGGTGGACAAGATTTTCGCTTCTTTAATCCCTTATCAGGAAGAGTAGAACAAGATGATGCCTATCTCCTTGCCATGAGTGATGTTGTCCAGGAAATTGGTGAGAATAAGCGGTTAATGTTTACCATTTTTGAAGATGGTCGCCCTTGGCCAGCAGAGGGATGGGAAGAAATTTCTACTTATCGGGATTTAATTGCCCTCAAACCCGAATCTTATCAATGGGGGCCACTAATTTTTGCCCATAATACTCCTACTCTAGCAGGCTTTTGGGAACGGAAATGGCGACGGGTTACAGAGGTCATGTTTGAAGGCGATCGCTGGATTACAGGCTGTGCTAACCATGATACCGTGCGCCGTGGTAATCAAATTGATCCCCATGAAGCCATTAATTGGAACTTAGGTAAAACATTACCAGAAGTTTTAGGGAATGCCTATGATAATCCTGCCACGAATCTATGGGTTTATGGCTTTAGTCCGGGGCTTCCGATGGACTTTATTAACTCCCTAATGCACGCCCCCTGGATGTTTTTCCGCAATACCGATGAACGCTATGGGGTAAAGGTAGTCTCAGAAGAAGTGGGCTTTTTAGATTGGCAAATTACGGAAGAAATTTACAATAAGGATACCTCTTTTCCTCGCTTAAAATCCTTGGGGTTTGAAACCTTAGAACAACTGCGAGAATTTGGGAAGGCTTTGCAAACTACAATGATCGAACGAGATTATGATCTTAATGCTGTTATTGAAGCCTATCATTCTTGCCTTGGAGAAGACACTGATCGCTGTGAGTTTCCCCTATTAATGCGTCTTAATCGTCCAGAAATGATGCAGTTTCTTCGTGAAATTGATATTCCGAAGTTAAAGGAATTTGCCTTAAAGTTTATGGAAGATTGTTATGAAATCTGTAATGTTGCTCATTATCAAGAAACATTAAACCCTGAGAAAACAGCTTTTAATCTTAACTTACGGCAGTTCCGAAAACAGCATCCTTGGTTAAGTGAAAATTTAATTCCAGGCAGCGATCGCTTTAATAAAGTCAGTGAAGAAACTCATACTGTTTTCTATGGAGTGCGAAGTAATCCCCATTCTCCAGAGGAACAGATTGCAATGGTAAGCCACATGGGAGGTGAACCTATTACCGCTACTTTAGGCGATTGGTTACAACTAGACTTAACTCATTGGAAAATTGCTATGACTTCCCCAGGCTTAAAAATTGATAATCTTGCCTATTTTGAATTAAAAGATTCCCAAGGGGTCTTATTAAAGAGAAGTTAA
- a CDS encoding RNA-guided endonuclease InsQ/TnpB family protein encodes MLTLSYEYKLEPNQLQISMIEHTLGVCRTVWNYALRERKDWINSRKCPVNACSIEQEYLIPADEPYPSYSRQAKALTEAKKDSERLKSVNAQVLQQVLRTLDRAFSDMKSRGFGFPRFKNKYRLRSYLIPQLGKKPVQGNQVKLPQLGWVRFRKSRDIPEGFEIKQARVIRKASGYFVMLSLQLNVDVPQPFPHGHPRGLDLGFDKFVATSDGLEVKRPRFLKSLQRKLKLLQRRLKNKKKGSNNRHKLNRKIARVHQRISDARKDWHFKLAHQLCDEAGMIFVEDIDFRSWQRGMLSKHAADAGFGQFVNILQWVCWKRDVYFAKVNKDGTSQECSQCGAHTGKKTLDVRVHHCPECGYIGSRDVVSAEVIRNRGLTQARVSRALESRPKGLSAVGTLVDNKEVRPERGFPAHQQAHLQNACGDGLTGVGSRTDLVKSLKQESPTIATKGA; translated from the coding sequence ATGCTTACCCTTTCTTACGAGTATAAGTTAGAACCAAACCAACTCCAAATTAGCATGATCGAGCATACTCTCGGTGTTTGCCGAACGGTTTGGAATTACGCTCTTAGAGAACGAAAGGATTGGATTAATTCTCGTAAGTGTCCTGTTAACGCTTGTTCCATCGAACAGGAATATCTGATCCCTGCCGATGAACCTTATCCTAGTTATTCAAGGCAAGCGAAGGCTCTAACTGAGGCTAAGAAAGACAGTGAACGGCTGAAGTCAGTTAATGCTCAAGTTCTCCAGCAAGTTTTAAGGACATTGGATCGGGCTTTCTCTGACATGAAATCTAGAGGGTTCGGGTTTCCTAGATTTAAGAACAAGTATCGTTTAAGGTCTTATTTAATTCCTCAGTTAGGTAAAAAGCCTGTTCAAGGAAATCAGGTTAAATTACCTCAACTGGGTTGGGTTAGATTCAGAAAGTCCAGAGACATTCCAGAAGGGTTTGAGATTAAACAAGCAAGAGTGATCAGAAAAGCCTCTGGTTACTTTGTCATGCTTTCCCTTCAGTTAAATGTGGATGTTCCTCAACCTTTTCCTCACGGTCACCCAAGAGGGTTAGACTTGGGCTTTGACAAATTTGTTGCTACTTCCGATGGTTTAGAAGTTAAGCGACCTCGGTTTTTAAAGTCTCTTCAACGCAAGTTAAAATTACTGCAACGAAGGCTTAAGAACAAAAAGAAAGGGTCGAATAACCGCCATAAACTTAACAGAAAGATAGCAAGAGTTCACCAACGTATCTCTGATGCCCGTAAGGATTGGCACTTCAAACTTGCCCATCAATTGTGCGATGAGGCAGGGATGATCTTTGTCGAAGATATCGACTTCCGTAGCTGGCAACGAGGAATGTTATCCAAACACGCGGCGGATGCTGGCTTTGGTCAGTTTGTAAACATCCTTCAATGGGTTTGTTGGAAAAGAGATGTTTACTTTGCCAAGGTGAATAAAGATGGCACATCCCAAGAATGTAGCCAATGTGGAGCGCATACAGGGAAGAAAACCTTAGATGTTAGAGTTCACCATTGTCCTGAATGCGGTTACATTGGTTCAAGAGATGTGGTGAGTGCTGAAGTGATTAGAAATCGAGGTCTGACCCAAGCGCGGGTTTCCCGCGCATTGGAAAGCAGACCTAAAGGACTGTCTGCGGTCGGAACGCTCGTGGACAATAAAGAGGTGCGACCTGAGCGCGGGTTTCCCGCGCATCAGCAAGCGCACCTTCAAAATGCTTGTGGAGACGGTCTGACGGGGGTTGGTTCTAGAACTGATCTAGTCAAGAGTCTGAAGCAGGAATCTCCCACTATAGCGACAAAAGGAGCTTAG
- a CDS encoding carbohydrate kinase family protein, with the protein MTQVLCIGEILYDYLAADRGKSIESVSSWIAYPGGAPANVASALVKLGTSAGFIGCIGKDEAGQSLKQLLLETGVNCQGIQEHPTAPTRGVYVLRSESGDREFAGFGNLPRDQFADAFLNPDEIPVPLFEQAQFLVLGTLELAYPTTRKAIFRALDLANTYNIKVLVDVNWRPMFWNNPDEAIPLIHQLWESVDFIKLSREEAELLFDTKESGAIAHQIASLEGVFITDGDNTISYCLNEFEGKIPAFEMPVEDTTGAGDSFVAGLVHQLCQKGLNHLDDPTAVKEMITYACAVGGLTTTKSGAMAAQPTAAEVEEFLKGG; encoded by the coding sequence ATGACACAGGTACTTTGTATAGGAGAAATCCTCTATGATTATTTAGCGGCGGATCGTGGAAAATCTATCGAAAGTGTTAGTAGTTGGATTGCTTATCCCGGTGGCGCACCCGCGAATGTGGCAAGTGCATTAGTCAAGTTAGGCACATCGGCTGGTTTTATTGGCTGTATTGGCAAAGATGAAGCTGGGCAATCTTTAAAACAGCTATTGCTAGAAACAGGCGTTAATTGCCAAGGGATTCAAGAACATCCGACTGCGCCGACACGGGGGGTTTATGTATTACGTTCTGAAAGCGGCGATCGCGAGTTTGCTGGCTTTGGGAATCTCCCCCGCGATCAGTTTGCAGATGCGTTTCTTAATCCTGATGAAATTCCTGTTCCTCTTTTTGAACAAGCGCAATTTTTAGTGTTAGGAACATTAGAACTTGCCTATCCCACTACTCGCAAAGCTATTTTTCGCGCTCTTGATCTTGCTAATACTTATAACATTAAGGTTTTAGTGGATGTCAACTGGCGACCGATGTTTTGGAATAACCCTGATGAAGCGATCCCGTTAATTCATCAGTTATGGGAATCTGTGGATTTTATTAAATTATCTCGGGAAGAAGCGGAATTATTATTTGATACCAAAGAATCAGGCGCGATCGCGCATCAAATTGCCTCTCTAGAAGGGGTTTTTATTACCGATGGCGATAACACCATTAGCTATTGCTTAAATGAGTTTGAGGGCAAAATTCCAGCCTTTGAGATGCCTGTTGAAGATACCACTGGTGCAGGGGATAGTTTTGTTGCTGGTTTAGTGCATCAACTCTGTCAGAAAGGCTTAAATCATTTAGATGATCCCACGGCTGTGAAAGAGATGATTACCTATGCTTGTGCTGTTGGCGGTTTAACCACTACCAAATCTGGGGCAATGGCGGCTCAACCCACCGCTGCAGAAGTGGAGGAATTTCTAAAGGGTGGTTAA
- the egtD gene encoding L-histidine N(alpha)-methyltransferase codes for MSISSPTGNRDQLANDQQRLTIQDLSDPQVTVSANEGSDLIAGLTQRQKTIPCHYLYDDRGSEIFEQICELPEYYPTRTEAEILEANGSAIAQTTGPCELIELGSGSSTKTRLLFDSYDNLGYPLRYVPIDVSAGMLEASAKELLRDYPTLKIYGLVGTYEQALQHLPPSPLPKQMVFFLGSSLGNFAPKQCQEIFRQITASLNPGDYFLLGLDLQKSKDILEPAYNDSQGITAEFNYNLLDHLNRRFQGNFNRQNFQHWTFYNSELGQIETYLRSTQAQTVELKALDLTVELDAGEAIRTEISRKFDLPTMKKELSQEGLEVLNTWQDSQNWFALILCQISK; via the coding sequence ATGTCTATTTCTTCCCCCACTGGGAACCGCGATCAACTAGCGAATGATCAGCAACGATTAACCATTCAAGACTTAAGTGATCCCCAAGTCACCGTCTCTGCTAATGAGGGATCAGATTTAATCGCAGGCTTAACTCAGAGGCAAAAAACCATTCCTTGCCATTATCTCTATGATGATCGCGGATCAGAAATCTTTGAACAGATTTGTGAGTTACCTGAATATTATCCCACTCGCACCGAAGCCGAAATTCTAGAAGCTAATGGAAGCGCGATCGCGCAAACAACTGGCCCGTGTGAACTGATAGAATTAGGAAGTGGAAGTTCCACTAAAACACGCCTTTTATTTGACTCCTACGATAATTTAGGCTATCCCCTACGGTATGTTCCCATTGATGTCAGTGCAGGAATGTTAGAAGCAAGTGCCAAAGAGTTATTAAGGGACTATCCGACTCTTAAAATCTATGGCTTAGTCGGAACCTATGAACAAGCATTGCAACATCTGCCGCCTTCTCCTCTTCCTAAGCAAATGGTCTTCTTTTTAGGGAGTTCTCTAGGAAATTTTGCCCCAAAACAATGTCAAGAAATCTTCCGACAGATTACTGCTTCTCTCAATCCAGGGGACTATTTTTTATTAGGATTAGATTTGCAAAAATCAAAGGATATCCTCGAACCTGCTTATAACGATAGTCAAGGGATAACTGCTGAATTTAATTATAATCTCCTCGATCATCTTAACCGTCGCTTTCAAGGCAACTTTAATCGTCAAAATTTCCAACATTGGACATTTTATAATTCTGAATTAGGGCAAATTGAAACCTATCTCCGTTCCACGCAAGCCCAAACCGTAGAGTTAAAAGCCCTTGATTTAACTGTAGAATTAGATGCTGGGGAAGCCATCCGCACAGAAATTTCGCGCAAGTTTGATCTGCCAACCATGAAAAAAGAACTTTCCCAAGAGGGGTTAGAAGTTTTAAATACTTGGCAAGATTCCCAAAATTGGTTTGCCCTTATCTTATGTCAAATCAGTAAGTAG